One genomic segment of Ictalurus punctatus breed USDA103 chromosome 12, Coco_2.0, whole genome shotgun sequence includes these proteins:
- the LOC108272486 gene encoding interferon-induced very large GTPase 1-like: MTEQETAEDGSISKERKKLEMTKTEQLFFRLNLKEKHKQKMKTSDVLQITPHSFHWKESCTEKELVETFLQRLLMMDYRARYITTEEEVTDFAHIYLDTGDDEGVDVFAEVFSKKAESFNGESHKSPVHPMDVQMAVFHCSDNFLKQLIVNKLAQCQYALPLLVPNPFTREIEFPLWTFRQIKKSWKTTDSSNKVISKTQAVYEAKTPMVAFFRFGSASSSKSQLMNSLINEKHHTFFHRHCPGSSKNRLLLDGVVEIAWYCPSGMETDYFSDCVAFCNLHGDARTSKEQLDILTELSSLNVILLCHADKITSKEILEKLLNGAKPHICLLSEDESSVTTIRNGKYRIGLKDRNLSDVAKDLRTIIKECLSKSPSNFKLEDLYKTEMITKDDPECKRGKEAAEMIMSQLEGNEVSKLKAKHLPCQGKLWHNWCKINKELHWLQGNNLEMKKSRKQRQMKQVREKQHKYRLSGLMEQFIPSLNYLQENEKLFFLKWVGILLDKRTSDDLSALHHKYNEKWTSVLNLKKKHDKSDKMKQEKEELEELSEELIAATFGLEHIFREMGQIYESFISVQTPKKGSEEENMSSLPRFAAELMKSGHPMELMDGDAAHVPLTWVSAVLDELVKILGDQRVFVLSVLGIQSSGKSTMLNAMFGLQFAVSAGRCTRGAFMQLVRVSEEMKNRLKFDYILIVDTEGLRALELAGKSTRNHDNELATFVVGLGNLTLINIFGENPAEMQDILQFIVQALLRMKKVRLNPSCLFVHQNVSDITAGEKNMEGRRRLQEKLNEITKLAAKEEHSEAECFSDVIEFNVQEDVYYFAQLWEGSPPMAPPNPEYSRNVQNLKNSIFNKATTSTVVTLSQFKSRISDLWNALLNENFVFSFKSTQEIAVYRKLENEFGKWTWTLRRAMLDTEEKLHNRIENGKLKKIEDKDLYFSMKKTKEELDQSIKSYFEEDKDKEILIQWRVRCENKFTDLYEDLVKNTKQNVNEVIHQLQARETFEHKRTQYNAKLFNLSKDLALKLKTTTTNEQLLKDEFDKVWDSWVTELTEDTPPERTFDFWEDAVQILSVGNEHASVSERKSQQDYRQIDRLGDYSHYISKVKRKNVLRYIPGMYEPSSEGNDLVRTLTINVIRETEGLISEICNKIRRLGYKDSYIQEITDQVRKRVEHHHSENQRIRHKKEFTLDLCLHVCERANHRFTEQHKQFRDVNDPRVYLSKQKPQYYRIFTNYCRGATTTKVFGELICSNLRESILQAVYNKTAIDLADQMRSDMSEFHGNRSNLEKHILKCLAEEENFEKYKVYIHNPQNHFKHFITEKVNKYITENNTTVLNLFKGNLKDKEQRVITAVHSAAEEVNRGGDAHMWLKSFTSSLQDELSLKELTFTDHEEITDFDFLQQVVSEGLTEMMSELHQRFNSVKDIKIEKFRKKPDEILNDHLSRCCWEQCPFCKAICTLTMEDHDGDHTVPFHRVNGINGWRYRGTTSLCSDFCTTVVQSNKSFYPSHHPDSHPGLDRYELVPYKSYRTAGGVYDTWSITPDNSQLTYWKWFVCRFQKDLEKYYKKTFQGDGEIPSEWRKFTKKQAIESLDEYI; encoded by the coding sequence aTGACTGAGCAAGAAACAGCAGAAGATGGCTCAATTtctaaagaaaggaaaaagctTGAAATGACAAAAACAGAGCAACTGTTTTTTAGACTTAATCTTAAGgaaaagcacaaacaaaaaatgaaaacttcAGATGTTCTCCAAATAACTCCACATTCATTCCACTGGAAGGAGTCTTGTACAGAGAAAGAATTAGTGGAAACTTTTCTACAAAGGCTGTTAATGATGGACTACAGAGCAAGATACATTACCACTGAAGAAGAAGTCACTGATTTTGCCCACATTTACCTAGATACAGGAGATGATGAAGGTGTTGATGTGTTTGCTGAAGTTTTCTCCAAAAAGGCAGAATCATTTAATGGGGAAAGTCATAAGTCTCCTGTTCACCCCATGGATGTTCAGATGGCAGTGTTTCACTGCTCAGATAATTTCCTAAAGCAGCTAATAGTGAATAAACTGGCTCAGTGTCAGTATGCTCTGCCTCTGCTGGTGCCCAATCCCTTCACCAGAGAGATCGAGTTCCCTCTGTGGACCTTTCGCCAAATCAAAAAGAGCTGGAAGACCACAGACTCATCTAATAAGGTGATCAGTAAAACACAGGCTGTTTATGAAGCTAAAACTCCAATGGTAGCTTTCTTCAGGTTTGGCTCTGCATCTTCATCCAAGTCTCAGCTGATGAACAGCTTGATCAATGAGAAACATCACACATTCTTCCACAGACACTGTCCAGGCAGCAGCAAGAACCGGTTACTGCTGGATGGAGTGGTGGAGATCGCTTGGTACTGCCCATCTGGGATGgaaactgattatttttctgacTGTGTTGCATTCTGTAATCTCCATGGTGATGCAAGAACTAGTAAAGAGCAACTGGATATCCTGACTGAATTGTCCTCACTGAATGTTATACTTTTATGTCATGCAGATAAAATCACAAGTAAGGAAATACTAGAGAAACTCTTAAATGGTGCCAAGCCACACATTTGTCTGCTTTCTGAGGATGAATCAAGTGTAACTACAATCAGAAATGGAAAATACAGAATTGGCCTTAAAGACAGAAATCTGTCAGATGTAGCCAAGGACCTCAGAACGATTATCAAAGAGTGTCTTTCAAAGTCACCTTCAAATTTCAAACTTGAAGATTTGTACAAAACTGAAATGATTACAAAAGATGACCCTGAATgcaagagagggaaagaagCTGCTGAAATGATCATGAGTCAGTTGGAGGGAAATGAAGTGTCCAAATTAAAGGCAAAACATCTGCCCTGTCAGGGGAAGTTATGGCATAACTGGTGTAAGATAAACAAAGAACTACACTGGCTTCAAGGCAACAACTTAGAAATGAAAAAGAGTagaaaacaaagacaaatgaAGCAAGTCCGTGAAAAGCAGCATAAATATAGACTCTCTGGTCTTATGGAACAATTCATTCCCTCACTGAATTATCtacaagaaaatgaaaaattattctttttaaaatgggTTGGGATTCTCCTGGACAAACGCACCTCAGATGATCTTTCTGCTCTTCATCACAAATACAATGAAAAGTGGACATCAGTTTTAAACCTTAAGAAGAAACATGATAAATCAGATAAAATGAAGCAGGAGAAAGAAGAACTTGAGGAGCTTTCAGAAGAACTGATTGCAGCAACCTTTGGTTTGGAACACATCTTCAGAGAGATGGGTCAGATATATGAGTCTTTCATTTCTGTACAAACACCCAAGAAAGGATCTGAAGAAGAAAACATGTCCTCTCTCCCCAGGTTTGCAGCAGAACTCATGAAATCTGGACATCCAATGGAGCTGATGGATGGAGATGCTGCACATGTTCCTCTGACCTGGGTTTCAGCAGTTCTAGATGAACTTGTGAAGATACTGGGAGACCAGAGAGTGTTTGTGCTGTCAGTTCTGGGGATTCAGAGCTCTGGGAAATCCACCATGCTGAATGCCATGTTTGGTCTCCAGTTTGCTGTCAGTGCTGGAAGGTGCACCAGAGGAGCCTTCATGCAGCTGGTCAGAGTGTCAGAGGAGATGAAGAACAGGCTGAAGTTTGACTACATTCTTATTGTAGATACTGAAGGACTTCGAGCACTTGAGCTCGCAGGAAAATCCACTCGAAATCATGACAATGAACTCGCCACATTTGTTGTTGGTCTTGGAAATCTGACCTTGATCAACATCTTTGGAGAGAACCCTGCTGAGATGCAGGACATCCTTCAGTTTATTGTTCAGGCCCTCCTGAGGATGAAGAAGGTCAGACTGAATCCCAGCTGTTTGTTTGTCCATCAGAatgtcagtgacatcacagcTGGAGAGAAAAACATGGAGGGAAGGAGACGTTTACAGGAAAAACTGAATGAAATTACAAAATTAGCTGCAAAAGAAGAACACAGTGAAGCTGAGTGTTTCAGTGATGTTATTGAATTCAATGTACAAGAAGATGTGTATTATTTTGCACAGCTCTGGGAGGGCAGCCCACCAATGGCACCACCAAACCCAGaatacagcagaaatgttcagaacCTTAAGAACAGCATTTTCAATAAAGCTACCACATCTACTGTTGTGACTCTCTCACAGTTTAAATCACGCATTAGTGATCTTTGGAATGCATTGCTCAATGAGAACTTTGTGTTTAGCTTCAAAAGCACACAGGAGATAGCAGTGTACAGAAAACTGGAGAATGAGTTTGGAAAATGGACCTGGACCCTCAGACGTGCCATGTTAGATACTGAAGAAAAACTTCACAACAGAATTGAAAAtggaaaactgaaaaaaatagaAGATAAAGATCTTTATTTTTCCATGAAAAAGACCAAAGAAGAATTGGACCAATCAATCAAGAGTTACTTCGAAGaggacaaagacaaagaaattcTAATTCAGTGGAGAGTGAGATGTGAAAACAAATTCACAGACCTTTATGAAGACCTtgtcaaaaacacaaaacaaaatgtgaatGAAGTTATACATCAGCTACAGGCACGGGAGACTTTTGAACATAAAAGGACACAGTACAATGCAAAACTGTTCAATCTGAGCAAAGACCTCGCTCTGAAACTCAAAACCACAACAACTAATGAACAACTACTTAAAGATGAATTTGACAAAGTGTGGGACAGCTGGGTCACTGAACTGACAGAAGACACACCTCCAGAGAGAACGTTTGATTTTTGGGAGGATGCTGTACAGATTCTGTCTGTGGGAAATGAACACGCTTCTGTGTCTGAGCGGAAATCACAACAAGactacagacagatagacagactggGAGATTATTCACATTACATTTCAAAAGTCAAAAGAAAGAATGTTCTTCGTTACATTCCTGGCATGTATGAACCTTCTTCTGAAGGCAATGATTTAGTAAGGACTCTGACCATAAATGTGATCAGAGAAACCGAGGGATTAATCAGTGAGATCTGTAACAAAATCAGAAGACTCGGATACAAAGACAGCTACATACAAGAAATAACAGACCAGGTCAGGAAGAGAGTTGAACATCATCACAGTGAAAACCAGAGAATTAGGCATAAAAAGGAGTTCACTCTGGATCTCTGTCTTCATGTGTGTGAACGTGCGAATCACAGATTTACTGAACAACATAAACAATTCAGGGATGTAAATGATCCAAGAGTTTATCTGTCCAAGCAGAAACCACAATATTACAGGATCTTTACAAACTACTGCAgaggagcaacaacaacaaaagtgttTGGTGAACTGATCTGCAGTAACCTGAGAGAATCCATCCTGCAAGCAGTTTACAATAAAACTGCTATTGATTTGGCAGATCAGATGAGATCAGACATGTCAGAGTTTCACGGTAACAGATCAAACCTTGAGAAACACATCCTGAAATGTCTGGCAGAGGAGGAGAACTTTGAGAAGTACAAAGTGTACATTCATAATCCTCAAAATCACTTCAAACACTTCATTACAGAGAAGGTTAATAAGTACATTACTGAAAATAACACCACAGTTCTGAACCTTTTTAAAGGAAATCTAAAAGACAAAGAGCAGAGAGTAATAACTGCTGTTCACAGTGCAGCTGAAGAGGTGAACAGAGGTGGTGATGCACACATGTGGCTGAAAAGTTTTACCAGTTCACTACAAGATGAACTGAGCTTAAAAGAACTGACCTTCACTGATCACGAAGAAATTACAGACTTTGATTTTTTACAGCAGGTTGTTAGTGAAGGTCTCACTGAAATGATGTCTGAGCTCCACCAAAGGTTTAACAGTGTAAAAGACATAAAAATTGAGAAGTTCAGGAAGAAACCAGATGAGATCCTGAATGATCACCTCTCTCGATGTTGCTGGGAACAGTGTCCATTCTGTAAAGCCATCTGTACCCTCACAATGGAGGATCATGATGGAGATCATACTGTCCCCTTCCACAGAGTAAATGGTATCAATGGGTGGCGTTACAGAGGTACAACAAGCCTCTGCTCTGATTTCTGCACAACAGTTGTGCAAAGTAATAAATCTTTCTACCCCAGTCATCATCCAGATTCCCACCCCGGGCTTGATAGATATGAGTTAGTACCTTACAAATCATACAGAACAGCAGGAGGAGTATATGACACCTGGAGCATCACCCCTGATAATTCACAGCTCACATACTGGAAATGgtttgtgtgcagattccagaAAGACCTGGAAAAGTACTATAAGAAAACATTTCAGGGTGATGGTGAGATCCCCAGTGAATGGAGAAAGTTCACTAAAAAACAAGCTATTGAGAGTTTAGATGAATATATCTGA